One window of the Thioflexithrix psekupsensis genome contains the following:
- a CDS encoding sigma-54 interaction domain-containing protein: MMSDAFAHLLGHSALLATVIRAARIVALTDATVLILGESGTGKELLARAIHQHSLRAKQAFIPVNCAALPNTLAESLLFGHRKGAFTGAVDTQQGLLQAADKGTLFLDELGELSLEIQSKLLRFLETGEIQCVGNTQFEQINTRIIAATNQNLAEAVQAGRFRQDLFYRLNIVPLELPPLRQRVDDVELLLNTLTQQMSKKYNTASPNYTKTTIKQLKRYTWPGNVRELRNFCERMVIFHTGEEITPQCLPPEMVNTPTESLLDTPIVFQLPEQGIQLEEVERVFIQQALLKSAGNRSQAARLLGLSRDTLLYRMKKYALDG; the protein is encoded by the coding sequence ATGATGTCTGATGCGTTTGCTCATTTACTGGGTCATTCTGCTTTGCTTGCGACCGTGATTCGGGCGGCGCGTATTGTTGCACTGACTGATGCGACGGTATTGATTTTAGGAGAAAGTGGGACGGGAAAAGAATTACTGGCTCGCGCCATTCATCAACACAGTTTGCGCGCTAAACAAGCTTTTATTCCCGTTAATTGTGCGGCATTACCGAATACGTTAGCAGAATCTTTGTTATTCGGGCATCGCAAAGGTGCGTTTACAGGCGCGGTGGACACCCAACAAGGCTTATTACAAGCGGCGGATAAGGGGACTTTGTTTTTAGATGAATTGGGTGAATTGTCTTTAGAAATACAATCTAAGTTATTGCGTTTTCTGGAAACTGGAGAAATACAATGTGTTGGCAATACCCAATTTGAACAAATTAATACTCGTATTATTGCCGCGACCAACCAGAATTTAGCCGAAGCGGTGCAAGCGGGACGATTTAGACAAGACTTGTTTTACCGTCTTAATATCGTGCCTTTGGAATTACCCCCATTGCGGCAACGAGTAGACGATGTAGAATTGTTACTGAATACATTAACACAACAGATGTCCAAAAAATACAATACAGCGTCACCGAATTACACAAAAACCACGATTAAACAGTTAAAACGTTACACGTGGCCGGGAAATGTACGCGAATTGCGTAATTTTTGTGAACGCATGGTGATTTTTCACACGGGCGAAGAGATTACGCCACAATGTTTACCGCCTGAAATGGTAAACACGCCAACAGAATCGTTATTAGATACGCCCATTGTGTTTCAATTACCCGAACAAGGTATTCAATTGGAAGAAGTCGAGCGGGTATTTATTCAACAAGCCTTGTTAAAAAGCGCAGGTAATCGCAGCCAAGCCGCTCGTTTATTGGGATTAAGCCGTGATACTTTATTATACCGAATGAAAAAATACGCGCTAGATGGATAA
- a CDS encoding MbnP family copper-binding protein: protein MRQLPFFRLSICTLVIAGLTACNGGGDSTETTTTSSTTSSTTTTPSSSTSNTSELTVQFKGVVNDQDFVCGETYRPVGAVIQDSYKINDFRVYLSQFKLLNQHNASYETLSLTVDNKWQTANTALLDFENGCLNGTPDMNTQVKAVLPAGKSITDYNGICFTLGLPFDENHGDPTVLPSPLNISGMLWSWTTGRKFIRIDGMGDPENLKASFVVHLGSTGCSDVNKQGQQPDGPCTYPNTPEICFSNFDFSRHHIKVDVAQILKESNIVYNTPDTAVGCMSGNNDPECQTILPLLGIDFTYKDGVNLPVLYPKKEQRFFTVQ, encoded by the coding sequence ATGCGTCAACTCCCCTTTTTTCGTCTTTCAATTTGTACTCTTGTCATCGCCGGCTTAACCGCTTGCAACGGAGGTGGTGATAGTACGGAAACCACCACAACGTCTTCCACAACCTCCTCCACAACAACAACGCCCAGTTCATCTACTTCAAATACAAGTGAATTAACAGTTCAATTTAAAGGCGTGGTCAATGATCAAGATTTCGTTTGTGGTGAAACGTATAGACCTGTTGGGGCGGTGATTCAAGACAGTTATAAAATTAACGATTTTCGCGTTTATCTTTCGCAATTTAAGCTGCTTAATCAGCATAACGCATCTTATGAGACGCTGTCTTTAACTGTGGATAATAAATGGCAAACCGCAAATACCGCTTTGTTGGATTTTGAAAACGGTTGTTTAAACGGCACGCCCGATATGAATACGCAAGTAAAAGCAGTGCTACCTGCGGGCAAATCGATTACAGATTACAACGGAATTTGTTTTACGTTAGGTTTACCTTTTGACGAAAATCACGGCGATCCGACGGTTTTACCTTCTCCGTTGAATATTTCGGGCATGTTATGGTCATGGACTACAGGGCGTAAATTTATTCGTATTGATGGTATGGGCGATCCAGAGAATTTAAAAGCCAGTTTTGTGGTTCATTTAGGTAGCACAGGCTGTTCCGATGTCAACAAACAAGGTCAACAACCCGACGGCCCTTGTACTTATCCTAACACACCTGAGATTTGTTTTAGCAATTTTGATTTTTCTCGCCATCACATTAAAGTTGATGTCGCACAGATTTTAAAAGAAAGCAATATTGTTTATAACACACCTGATACGGCAGTGGGTTGTATGTCAGGAAATAATGATCCTGAATGTCAAACCATTTTGCCATTATTAGGCATTGATTTTACTTATAAGGATGGGGTTAATTTACCTGTTCTTTATCCGAAAAAAGAACAACGCTTTTTTACAGTGCAATAG
- a CDS encoding porin — protein MKPLFIFLGLLLHSMNIYADEQHKHDHENKAKDTPALRWNMQGLMSVGTSNVENDILMSLQKGTHDPQKSGFNLQHIGLSVDFMIDSSTKLAVALQANDEEFGLEQLYLKTDHYQPITLKVGYFASAFGRLNADHHGNFWLDYPVINARLLGGEGTRGMGIELAHQLPVNWSSQISFSIQNADDETAISFLGEGHSHGDDDQDHQHINTEEYPFYDGVGGTPIVRTKSSQISDFLYTLRSTQQWQPSSSLTVNWGLSGMRGANRAGKNSKTYLYGTDLTVIIHLTPTHTLTWQSEWMQRHFQVGAYQDDIMTIKNNTLKDSGFYSQLLYQFHPQWKIGLRYDDATGDHALFYGQRTQDELRSDRYRISSLLTWSPWRPLTFHLQHNYDVADFTDKKASTVWLGASWTWGMGHHE, from the coding sequence ATGAAACCGTTATTTATTTTTCTAGGTTTATTACTGCATAGCATGAATATCTATGCAGATGAACAGCATAAACATGATCATGAGAATAAGGCTAAAGATACACCTGCGTTGCGTTGGAATATGCAAGGATTAATGAGCGTTGGCACATCAAATGTAGAAAATGATATTTTAATGTCTTTGCAAAAGGGTACGCATGATCCGCAAAAATCAGGCTTTAATTTACAGCATATTGGTTTATCTGTGGATTTTATGATCGATTCCAGTACAAAATTAGCCGTAGCATTACAAGCCAATGATGAAGAATTTGGTTTGGAACAGCTTTATTTAAAAACGGATCATTATCAACCCATCACTTTAAAAGTGGGTTATTTTGCGTCGGCTTTTGGGCGTTTAAATGCAGATCATCATGGCAATTTTTGGCTAGATTATCCTGTGATTAATGCGCGTTTATTAGGCGGAGAAGGAACGCGAGGAATGGGGATTGAATTAGCACATCAATTGCCTGTGAATTGGTCATCACAAATTAGTTTTTCTATACAAAATGCAGATGATGAAACAGCGATCAGTTTTTTAGGCGAAGGGCATTCACACGGTGACGATGATCAGGATCATCAGCATATTAATACAGAAGAATATCCGTTTTACGATGGTGTGGGTGGTACGCCCATTGTGCGCACAAAAAGCAGTCAAATCAGTGACTTCCTTTATACTCTCCGCTCAACTCAACAGTGGCAGCCGTCTTCTTCTCTGACAGTAAATTGGGGACTTTCGGGCATGAGGGGAGCGAATCGTGCGGGTAAAAACAGTAAAACTTATTTGTATGGTACTGATTTAACAGTCATTATTCATTTAACGCCCACGCATACATTAACATGGCAAAGTGAGTGGATGCAACGTCATTTCCAAGTCGGCGCGTATCAAGATGATATAATGACTATTAAAAACAATACGTTAAAAGATTCTGGCTTTTATTCCCAGTTATTATACCAATTTCACCCGCAGTGGAAAATTGGATTACGTTATGATGATGCAACAGGCGATCACGCTTTGTTTTACGGACAACGAACGCAAGATGAGTTACGTAGTGATCGTTATCGTATTTCTTCATTACTCACATGGTCTCCGTGGCGACCGCTTACTTTTCATTTACAACATAATTATGATGTTGCTGATTTTACGGATAAAAAAGCAAGTACCGTGTGGTTAGGCGCATCTTGGACATGGGGAATGGGACATCATGAATAA
- a CDS encoding methanobactin export MATE transporter MbnM, producing the protein MNKNFYGIILFALGLVGCGGGSEEGIATINQSQAFVIHSNYDWKLPAGFPTPRQPLDNPMSAAKVELGRFLFYDTRMSVNNTFSCASCHEQRMAFTDGRKTAIGATGEIHPRNSMSLVNTAYNSAFNWANPMLKSLHQQALIPMFGEFPVELGWANQEEKILDNFRIDVLYQERFAKAFPNETHPINSGNISKAVAAFTASLISGNSPYDKQVYQNQKNALSESAKRGMELFFSETLECFHCHGGFNFTQSSQHDKTIIPEIEFHNTGLYNIAGTGAYPDGGRGLWESTFKAEDMGRFRAPTLRNIELTAPYMHDGSIATLEEVLMDHYARGGRMIATGDYAGDGKLNPFKSELINGFRLSASEKEDMIAFLKSLTDWEFICDARFKDPFGNIPDHQNCFK; encoded by the coding sequence ATGAATAAAAATTTTTATGGGATTATTTTATTCGCGCTGGGATTAGTCGGCTGTGGGGGTGGCTCTGAAGAGGGAATCGCCACGATAAATCAAAGTCAAGCCTTTGTTATTCATAGTAATTATGATTGGAAACTGCCCGCAGGATTTCCTACGCCACGACAACCTTTAGATAATCCTATGTCTGCGGCTAAAGTTGAATTGGGACGCTTTTTGTTTTACGATACGCGCATGTCTGTAAACAATACATTTTCTTGTGCCAGTTGCCATGAGCAGCGTATGGCGTTTACAGATGGACGTAAAACAGCAATCGGGGCAACCGGTGAAATTCATCCGCGTAATAGCATGAGTTTGGTGAATACAGCTTATAATTCAGCCTTTAATTGGGCGAATCCAATGCTAAAATCATTACATCAACAAGCATTAATTCCCATGTTTGGGGAATTTCCTGTTGAGTTAGGCTGGGCGAATCAAGAAGAAAAAATTTTGGATAATTTTAGAATAGATGTGTTATATCAAGAACGATTCGCCAAAGCATTTCCCAATGAAACCCATCCTATTAATAGCGGCAATATAAGTAAAGCGGTGGCCGCTTTTACGGCCAGTTTAATTTCTGGCAATTCTCCTTATGATAAGCAGGTTTATCAAAATCAGAAAAATGCCTTATCCGAATCAGCGAAACGCGGAATGGAATTGTTTTTTTCTGAAACATTAGAATGTTTTCATTGTCATGGGGGATTTAATTTTACCCAATCTTCTCAGCATGATAAAACCATTATTCCCGAAATCGAATTTCACAACACCGGCTTATACAACATTGCTGGCACGGGAGCTTATCCCGATGGCGGACGCGGCTTGTGGGAATCGACATTTAAAGCCGAAGATATGGGACGTTTTCGTGCGCCCACATTGCGCAATATTGAACTCACTGCGCCTTATATGCACGATGGTTCAATCGCCACTTTGGAGGAAGTTTTAATGGATCATTATGCCCGCGGTGGACGAATGATTGCCACAGGCGACTATGCGGGCGATGGCAAATTAAACCCATTTAAAAGCGAGTTAATTAATGGTTTTCGTCTCAGTGCCAGTGAGAAAGAAGATATGATTGCTTTTTTAAAAAGTTTAACTGATTGGGAATTTATTTGTGATGCGCGCTTTAAAGACCCTTTTGGGAATATTCCTGATCATCAAAATTGTTTTAAATAG
- a CDS encoding IS630 family transposase, which produces MNKRYEDLEELMSTGEAREVKRAMAVRMSLLGFVRAEAALACCVSVQFVDKWKAIYLASGVEGLKLAYKGSPGYLKPREREDVINWIQEKKTITIEELKRYLKEEYDVFYSSNTSYTKLLEEANLSYKKTHKENSAKDEVKVEAKKKEIKDLIDKEREQIESGEVMYWMQDESHQLWGDICGYVWSKKGERTSIKMSNYRTSQTWYGAVNIYTGEFILDRAKKADTKYTIDFINWLIYRYKEARHVIIWDGASYHRSEGLRTYLEKLNGGLPESEWKVRLLRFAPNAPEQNPVEDIWLQGKNWVRKNFHRLSSFKEVTSMFETFLSGKVFKFNKIKQYLIPNIYLDIRT; this is translated from the coding sequence ATGAACAAAAGATATGAAGATTTAGAAGAGTTAATGTCAACAGGTGAGGCGAGAGAAGTGAAGCGAGCGATGGCAGTAAGAATGTCTTTGCTTGGTTTTGTGCGTGCGGAAGCGGCTTTAGCGTGTTGTGTCAGTGTGCAATTTGTGGATAAATGGAAAGCCATTTATTTAGCGTCAGGGGTGGAAGGATTAAAGTTAGCGTATAAAGGCTCGCCAGGGTATTTAAAGCCGCGTGAACGAGAAGATGTGATTAATTGGATACAAGAAAAGAAGACAATAACAATAGAGGAACTAAAGAGATACTTAAAAGAGGAGTATGATGTTTTCTATTCTTCAAATACTTCTTATACTAAATTATTAGAAGAAGCGAATTTAAGTTATAAGAAGACACACAAAGAGAATTCGGCAAAAGATGAGGTAAAAGTAGAAGCTAAAAAAAAAGAGATTAAGGATTTAATAGATAAGGAGCGTGAACAGATAGAAAGTGGAGAGGTAATGTACTGGATGCAAGACGAAAGCCATCAGTTGTGGGGAGATATTTGTGGTTATGTTTGGTCGAAAAAAGGAGAAAGAACGTCAATAAAGATGAGTAATTATCGCACTTCTCAAACGTGGTATGGAGCGGTGAATATTTATACGGGAGAATTTATTTTAGATAGGGCAAAGAAAGCTGATACAAAATATACGATAGACTTTATTAACTGGCTCATTTACAGATATAAAGAAGCCCGTCATGTGATTATTTGGGATGGTGCAAGTTATCATCGTTCTGAAGGTTTAAGAACTTATTTAGAGAAATTAAATGGGGGACTTCCAGAATCAGAATGGAAAGTTCGTTTATTAAGATTTGCGCCCAATGCCCCAGAGCAAAATCCAGTCGAGGATATTTGGCTTCAAGGTAAGAATTGGGTCAGAAAGAATTTTCATCGTCTATCAAGCTTTAAAGAAGTCACTAGTATGTTTGAGACCTTTTTGTCAGGTAAAGTGTTTAAGTTTAATAAAATTAAACAGTATCTTATACCTAATATCTATCTAGATATTAGAACTTAA
- a CDS encoding IS630 family transposase, whose translation MSLLGFVRAEVALACCVSVQFVDKWKAIYLASGVEGLKLAYKGSPGYLKPREREAVINWIQEKKTITMEELKGYLKEEYDVFYSSNTSYTKLLEEANLSYKKTHKENSAKDEVKVEAKKKEIKDLIDKEREQIESGEVMYWMQDESHQLWGDICAYVWSKKGERTSIKMSNYRTSQTWYGAVNIYTGEFILDRAKKADTKYTIDFINWLIYRYKEARHVIIWDGASYHRSEGLRTYLEKLNGGLPYQNYVRYKNKLSSNI comes from the coding sequence ATGTCTTTGCTTGGTTTTGTGCGTGCGGAAGTGGCTTTAGCGTGCTGTGTCAGTGTGCAATTTGTGGATAAATGGAAAGCCATTTATTTAGCGTCAGGGGTGGAAGGATTAAAGTTAGCGTATAAAGGCTCGCCAGGGTATTTAAAGCCGCGTGAACGAGAAGCGGTTATTAATTGGATACAAGAAAAGAAGACAATAACAATGGAGGAGCTAAAGGGATACTTAAAAGAGGAGTATGATGTTTTCTATTCTTCAAATACTTCTTATACTAAATTGTTAGAAGAAGCGAATTTAAGTTATAAGAAGACACACAAAGAGAATTCGGCAAAAGATGAGGTAAAAGTAGAAGCTAAAAAAAAAGAGATTAAGGATTTAATAGATAAGGAGCGTGAACAGATAGAAAGTGGAGAGGTAATGTACTGGATGCAAGACGAAAGCCATCAGTTGTGGGGAGATATTTGTGCTTATGTTTGGTCGAAAAAAGGAGAAAGAACGTCAATAAAGATGAGTAATTATCGTACTTCTCAAACGTGGTATGGAGCGGTGAATATTTATACGGGAGAATTTATTTTAGATAGGGCAAAGAAAGCTGATACAAAATATACGATAGACTTTATTAACTGGCTCATTTACAGATATAAAGAAGCCCGTCATGTGATTATTTGGGATGGTGCAAGTTATCATCGTTCTGAAGGTTTAAGAACTTATTTAGAGAAATTAAATGGGGGACTTCCATACCAAAATTATGTGAGATATAAAAACAAATTAAGTTCTAATATCTAG
- a CDS encoding N-acetylmuramoyl-L-alanine amidase, translated as MNGILRFIALILLFLLTAPLQAFLTQINSVRLWQESPDSIRLVFDMSAPAEYKFFALSNPERLVIDFKNTTLPSLPQFAETDLLKKIRSAPRHQHDLRVVLDLKQAAQAKTFTIAPADGYGHRLIVQISPHQVASSATKNTLTPPPVKASANPEVKPKKTTPSPVINPSASVPAPILPLAHRAGRRDLIIAVDAGHGGIDPGAIGKNGTREKTVVLAIARELAALINQQPGMQAVLVRDGDYYLKLRQRIDMAREHQADLFISIHADAYEDPTARGASVYMLSRSGASSEAANWLAEKENAADLMGGVSLNDKDDLLASVLLDLSQTGTLEASAHLAESVFNQLKKVGKTHHKRVQQAAFMVLRSPDIPSILVETAFISNLEEERKLNDPHYRSQIARVILDGIKDYAKNHAPPGTVLAKQ; from the coding sequence ATGAATGGGATATTGCGTTTTATTGCACTGATTTTACTTTTTCTATTGACCGCGCCCTTGCAGGCATTCTTAACCCAAATTAACAGCGTGCGATTGTGGCAAGAAAGCCCAGATAGTATACGCTTGGTGTTCGACATGAGCGCACCTGCGGAATATAAATTCTTTGCTTTATCCAATCCAGAACGGTTAGTGATTGATTTTAAAAATACGACGCTGCCATCACTACCTCAGTTTGCCGAAACGGATTTATTAAAAAAAATTCGCAGCGCACCGCGTCATCAACACGATTTGCGGGTGGTGTTAGATTTAAAACAAGCCGCACAAGCCAAAACTTTTACCATCGCGCCCGCAGATGGTTACGGACATCGTTTAATTGTACAGATTAGTCCGCATCAAGTGGCTTCTTCTGCGACTAAAAATACCCTCACTCCTCCCCCAGTAAAAGCCAGTGCCAATCCAGAAGTTAAACCCAAAAAAACGACTCCGTCCCCTGTTATCAATCCATCTGCTTCAGTCCCTGCTCCGATTTTGCCTTTAGCCCACCGGGCAGGGCGACGTGATTTGATCATTGCAGTTGATGCAGGTCATGGTGGGATTGATCCCGGTGCCATTGGTAAAAATGGCACTAGGGAAAAAACAGTCGTTTTAGCCATTGCCAGAGAATTGGCCGCTCTGATTAACCAACAACCCGGAATGCAAGCGGTGTTGGTACGTGATGGCGATTATTATTTAAAATTGCGCCAACGCATTGATATGGCAAGAGAACATCAGGCTGATCTGTTTATTTCCATTCACGCCGATGCCTACGAAGACCCAACAGCACGGGGAGCATCAGTTTACATGCTGTCACGTAGCGGTGCCAGCAGCGAAGCCGCTAACTGGTTGGCTGAAAAAGAAAATGCCGCCGATCTGATGGGCGGGGTCAGTCTGAATGATAAAGATGATTTATTGGCATCTGTGCTGTTAGATTTGTCGCAAACCGGCACATTAGAAGCCAGTGCGCATTTAGCCGAATCCGTATTTAACCAGTTAAAGAAAGTCGGAAAAACCCACCACAAACGTGTGCAACAAGCCGCTTTTATGGTGCTGCGTTCGCCAGACATTCCGTCTATTTTGGTAGAGACTGCATTTATCTCTAATTTGGAAGAAGAAAGAAAATTGAATGATCCCCATTACCGCAGTCAAATTGCCCGCGTTATTTTAGACGGAATTAAAGACTATGCCAAAAACCACGCACCACCGGGAACGGTTTTAGCCAAACAGTAA
- the fdxA gene encoding ferredoxin FdxA: MTFVVTDNCIRCKYTDCVEVCPVDCFHEGPNFLVIDPEECIDCTLCEPECPAKAIFSEDDLPEEFRDFVALNAELAQQWPVITERKDPLPDAQEWDGVSNKLPHLVR; the protein is encoded by the coding sequence ATGACTTTTGTAGTCACTGATAATTGCATTCGTTGCAAATACACCGATTGTGTCGAAGTGTGTCCAGTGGATTGTTTCCACGAGGGACCCAATTTTCTGGTGATCGATCCAGAAGAGTGTATTGACTGCACTTTATGCGAGCCTGAATGTCCGGCCAAAGCCATTTTTTCTGAAGACGATTTGCCTGAAGAATTTCGTGATTTTGTGGCCTTAAATGCAGAACTCGCGCAGCAATGGCCAGTTATTACCGAACGCAAAGACCCCCTGCCCGACGCACAAGAGTGGGACGGTGTCAGTAATAAACTGCCTCACTTGGTGCGTTAG